Genomic DNA from Thermotoga petrophila RKU-1:
GAAGCTCCGGAGTTGTGACAACAAGCACCCTCTCAGCTGGGGCAACAGCGTTTCTGAACCCCCTTTCGATACCGGCCGGGGAATCGATTATGATGTAGTCAAAGTGCGGTATCAGTTCTTTCACAATGGCTTTCATGTCGTTCGGCGAGATCATTTCTTTCGTAGCTATCTGCGAAGCAGGAAGAAGATACAGATTCTTCAGCATTTTGTGTTTGACAAGAGCCTCTTGGGGAGAGACCTTACCGTTCACTACATCGATCATGGTGTAAACGATTCTGTTTTCCAATCCGAGAACTATGTCCAGATTTTTCAATCCTATGTCGGCATCAATAAGACACACCTTCTCTCCAAGTTTGGCCAGGGCGCATCCGAGATTAGCCGTTATGGTGGTTTTACCCACCCCTCCTTTTCCAGAAGTCACTACTATGACATTTCCCATCAATCCCACCCTTTCTCGTTCACCTGAACAGTTTTCTCCTCAAAATATTGTACAATAAAATGTGATCGTACAAAAAATTACCTCATGAGGAGTGAGAGGGTGATCAGAAAATTGAGGCCCGATGAGATAAACAGTTTCGACCTTGATTTTTTGAATTTTCAGACCACGGAGGAGGTCCCTCCAAACGAAGGTTTTATAGGTCAAAAGAGGGCGAAAGAGGCTATCGAAACGGGAATAAGAATCAGAGAAAAGGGTTACAACATCTTCGTTACAGGAATGACGGGAACGGGAAGAAGAACCTTTGTCCAGATGATGCTCCAGGATGTCGCGAAGAAACTTCCCGTGCCGAACGACTGGGGGTATGTTTACAATTTCGAGAATCCGTATGAACCAAAGGCCATTTCTTTCAAAGCGGGACAGGGAAGGAGGTTTAAAAAGAGGCTCGAAGATTTGATCAATGAAGTGGTTGAAGCTTTGAACAAATCCTTCGAAAGCGAGGAATTCGCAAGAAAGATTTCCGAAATGGAAGAAAAATACGCTCTCATGAGAAAGCAGCTCTGGGAGAGTTTAGAGGCAAAGGCGAGCGAACTCGGTTTCGTGGTTCAGCTGACTCCAGCCGGCGTCGTTATGTTGCCTGTGGTGGACGGGAA
This window encodes:
- the minD gene encoding septum site-determining protein MinD, with translation MGNVIVVTSGKGGVGKTTITANLGCALAKLGEKVCLIDADIGLKNLDIVLGLENRIVYTMIDVVNGKVSPQEALVKHKMLKNLYLLPASQIATKEMISPNDMKAIVKELIPHFDYIIIDSPAGIERGFRNAVAPAERVLVVTTPELPAISDADRVIGLLENFGFSDEKINVIINRFKPHMVKKGEMLTTDDIKHTLSLEIIAVIPDSEDIIVASNTGIPVSLNGNSRISKNFENLARRIRGEGVPLENDFVTVSKGFLDTLKDFFSKLKRG